Proteins encoded by one window of Orbaceae bacterium BiB:
- the feoB gene encoding Fe(2+) transporter permease subunit FeoB, with translation MSIALIGNPNCGKTTLFNLLTGSRQRVGNWPGVTVERKTGILNYNKKQYEIIDLPGTYAIESNSESISQDEMIARDFVLTEKGNTIINIIDATNLQRSLYLTFQLLDLNVPVIVVLNMIDAVTEIGEQINIEKLSELLGCPVVAISSTKKLGLNKLYHEIERLTVSPVTPKPTISTLGDKQEHILTGHLANFPKDSYINQLNRWELVEALIDSRYFTFNDDELKALELCRTDLAAWCDNEIDVAIASARYDAIDNICKIVIEKPREASTTLSQKIDKVTLGRIIGIPFFLLVMYLMFVIAINFGSVFIDFFDVLFGAIFVDGFAHVLHMVGSPDWLTVILADGIGTGIQTVATFIPVIAAMFFCLSFLEDSGYLARAAMVIDRGMRAIGLPGKAFVPMLVGFGCGVPAIMGTRTLESTRDRIMSICMIPFMSCGARLPVYALLAVIFFPNDASSVVFVLYLLGIVVAIVTGFVLKFTLLKGDVTPFIMEMPVYRIPTFRSMLSLTWQRLKSFIFKAGKAIVLMVTVLSVLNSIGTDGTFGNQDSDNSVLSVVSQKVTPVFSPMGVTEDNWPATVGIFTGIFAKEAVIATLNSLYSMSDEDAQAEEDADGEGGFNLWESTKEAFMTIPENLSGLSDAFLDPLGLSSVDEDIDTLQEDLDVSASAVTKIEQSFGTSTAAMAYLIFILLYTPCAAALGAVYREAGAKWTSFVAIWTFVIGWLCATGYYQFTLLGTSAAAAYWLIGLVVFFVLIVFIMRMIGKSSLFSLSSIANKPKKCSKSDCCC, from the coding sequence ATGAGTATCGCATTAATTGGTAATCCAAATTGTGGTAAAACAACCTTATTTAATCTCTTAACGGGATCTCGTCAGCGAGTAGGTAACTGGCCTGGTGTAACAGTAGAGCGTAAAACAGGTATACTTAACTATAATAAAAAGCAGTATGAAATAATTGACTTACCCGGCACCTATGCCATTGAAAGTAATTCTGAAAGTATTTCTCAAGATGAGATGATTGCACGTGATTTTGTGCTAACCGAAAAAGGTAACACAATCATTAATATTATCGATGCAACTAATTTACAACGCAGTCTTTATCTAACGTTCCAACTTCTCGATCTTAATGTACCGGTCATTGTGGTACTTAATATGATTGATGCTGTTACCGAAATTGGTGAACAGATTAATATTGAAAAACTATCTGAATTATTAGGTTGTCCAGTCGTTGCAATATCATCGACTAAAAAACTTGGTTTAAATAAACTTTATCATGAAATTGAACGTTTAACTGTGAGCCCTGTGACTCCAAAGCCTACAATTTCAACATTAGGTGATAAACAAGAACATATTTTAACCGGTCATTTAGCTAATTTCCCTAAAGATAGTTATATTAATCAACTTAATCGATGGGAACTGGTCGAAGCTTTGATCGATAGTCGCTATTTCACTTTTAATGACGATGAGTTAAAAGCACTAGAATTATGTCGAACAGATCTTGCCGCTTGGTGTGATAATGAAATCGATGTGGCAATTGCCAGTGCAAGATATGATGCTATCGATAATATTTGTAAAATTGTCATAGAAAAGCCAAGGGAAGCAAGTACGACGTTATCACAAAAAATTGATAAGGTGACGTTAGGTAGAATTATCGGTATTCCATTTTTTCTACTTGTTATGTATTTAATGTTTGTGATCGCTATTAACTTTGGTTCAGTATTTATCGACTTTTTTGATGTACTTTTCGGTGCCATCTTTGTTGATGGTTTTGCTCATGTTTTGCACATGGTCGGTTCACCAGATTGGTTAACCGTGATCTTAGCTGATGGTATAGGGACAGGGATACAAACTGTTGCAACCTTTATTCCCGTGATTGCCGCAATGTTTTTCTGTCTCTCTTTTCTTGAAGACTCCGGCTATTTAGCACGAGCGGCGATGGTGATTGACCGAGGGATGCGTGCTATTGGTTTACCGGGTAAAGCATTTGTACCAATGCTAGTTGGTTTTGGTTGTGGTGTGCCAGCGATAATGGGAACACGAACCTTAGAAAGCACTCGAGATCGAATCATGTCTATTTGTATGATTCCATTTATGTCTTGTGGTGCACGTTTACCAGTATATGCATTACTTGCGGTTATCTTCTTTCCAAATGATGCATCTAGCGTCGTTTTTGTACTCTATTTACTCGGGATTGTTGTCGCGATTGTTACTGGGTTTGTGCTTAAATTTACCTTATTAAAAGGTGATGTGACGCCATTTATTATGGAAATGCCGGTTTATCGTATCCCAACGTTTCGTAGTATGTTAAGTCTAACTTGGCAGCGATTGAAAAGCTTTATTTTTAAAGCTGGTAAAGCGATTGTATTGATGGTCACTGTTTTAAGTGTACTCAATTCTATCGGTACAGATGGTACTTTCGGTAATCAAGATTCTGATAATTCTGTTTTATCTGTTGTGAGTCAAAAAGTGACGCCGGTCTTCTCACCGATGGGTGTAACGGAAGATAACTGGCCTGCAACTGTTGGAATATTTACGGGGATATTTGCTAAAGAGGCGGTTATTGCCACGCTTAACTCACTTTATTCAATGTCTGATGAGGATGCTCAAGCAGAAGAGGACGCTGATGGTGAAGGTGGATTTAATTTATGGGAAAGTACTAAAGAAGCCTTTATGACCATACCTGAAAATTTATCGGGGTTATCTGATGCATTTTTGGATCCATTAGGTTTATCATCGGTTGATGAAGATATTGATACATTACAAGAAGATCTCGATGTTAGTGCTAGTGCAGTCACTAAAATTGAGCAGTCATTCGGTACCAGTACTGCTGCTATGGCTTATTTAATTTTTATTTTACTTTATACACCATGTGCGGCTGCATTAGGGGCCGTTTATCGAGAAGCGGGTGCTAAATGGACAAGTTTTGTTGCTATTTGGACATTTGTTATCGGTTGGTTATGTGCAACAGGGTATTATCAATTTACATTATTAGGAACATCTGCAGCAGCCGCATATTGGCTTATCGGCTTAGTTGTATTTTTTGTTTTGATTGTCTTTATTATGAGAATGATAGGAAAAAGTTCGCTCTTTTCTCTGTCATCGATAGCCAATAAACCTAAAAAATGTAGTAAATCAGATTGCTGTTGTTAA
- the tal gene encoding transaldolase has product MSQLDEFKKYTVVVADTGDIDSIKQFSPEDATTNPSLVLKAAQLPQYKYLIDSAIETAKKLGGSKEQQLINASDQVAVNIGAEILKYVPGRISTEVDARLSFDKTKCIEKARKIIQLYKEKGIDKSRILIKLASTWEGIRAAEELEKEGINCNLTLLFSFAQARACAEADVFLISPFVGRIYDWYNNKKPIENYIADQDPGVVSVRNIYDYYKQHGYKTIVMGASFRKVDQILALAGCDRLTIAPNLLTEMQNSTSPVERKLNPQQTVVARPAPMTESEFRWQHNSDAMAVEKLSEGIRAFAVDQGKLEEMLTKLL; this is encoded by the coding sequence ATGAGTCAATTAGATGAGTTCAAGAAGTATACCGTGGTTGTTGCCGATACAGGTGATATCGATTCAATTAAGCAATTCTCTCCTGAAGATGCAACGACTAACCCATCATTAGTCTTAAAAGCCGCACAATTACCACAATACAAATATTTGATTGATTCTGCCATTGAAACGGCTAAAAAATTAGGTGGTTCAAAAGAACAACAATTAATTAATGCCAGTGATCAAGTCGCCGTGAATATTGGTGCAGAAATATTGAAATATGTTCCAGGTCGTATCTCAACAGAAGTTGATGCAAGACTCTCTTTTGATAAAACTAAATGTATTGAAAAAGCGCGTAAAATCATTCAGCTTTATAAAGAAAAAGGCATTGATAAATCACGTATTTTAATCAAATTAGCGTCAACTTGGGAAGGTATCCGTGCTGCTGAAGAGTTAGAAAAAGAAGGTATTAACTGTAACCTAACACTACTATTCTCGTTCGCACAAGCAAGAGCATGTGCTGAAGCTGACGTATTTTTAATTTCACCATTCGTTGGTCGTATCTATGATTGGTACAATAATAAAAAACCAATTGAAAACTATATTGCAGATCAAGATCCTGGTGTTGTTTCAGTACGTAATATCTATGATTACTACAAGCAACATGGCTATAAAACAATTGTTATGGGAGCAAGCTTCCGTAAAGTTGATCAAATATTAGCCTTAGCAGGTTGCGATCGCTTAACTATTGCGCCAAACCTACTCACTGAAATGCAAAATTCAACTAGCCCAGTGGAAAGAAAATTAAATCCACAGCAAACTGTTGTTGCTCGTCCTGCGCCAATGACTGAATCAGAATTTAGATGGCAGCATAACTCAGATGCAATGGCCGTTGAAAAACTGTCTGAAGGTATTCGTGCATTTGCAGTTGATCAAGGTAAATTAGAAGAAATGTTAACAAAATTACTTTAA
- a CDS encoding nickel/cobalt transporter, whose amino-acid sequence MQIKKIITLSFWLLIITTIIIVSGIGLYHSWFELVNIAQDWQRYFHKQLIQFLIKAKDDPFQVGTLLLYFSFLYGILHSAGPGHGKIIISTYLATQPKQLKKSLLLTLLSAIMQGVTAVILITATLIILNVSTKYLTIGEYRLEQMSYILIILIGIYLCYRTIKKLIKIVITDKNNQKKIGHIRPLNPQNSPSSLSSGCQCCNHKHLPNQHEMAHTKGWLGDLGIILSIGIRPCSGSLLVLIFSYSFGVYYWGILATFAISIGTAVTTSLFAIFVHYARKTAERLINKDRTQNRRWVMISQFIALIGGVLLVIMGLILIIGMSTSYYPIGNPILAR is encoded by the coding sequence ATGCAAATAAAAAAAATTATCACACTATCCTTTTGGTTACTTATCATTACCACCATCATTATTGTTAGTGGTATCGGGTTATATCACTCTTGGTTTGAATTAGTGAATATTGCTCAAGATTGGCAACGCTATTTTCATAAACAACTTATACAGTTTTTAATCAAAGCTAAAGACGATCCTTTTCAAGTTGGTACCTTATTACTCTACTTTAGCTTTTTATATGGTATTTTACATTCAGCAGGACCGGGACATGGCAAAATAATTATTTCAACTTATCTGGCAACACAACCAAAACAATTGAAAAAAAGTTTACTTCTAACGCTATTATCAGCAATCATGCAAGGTGTTACTGCAGTTATATTAATTACGGCAACCTTAATTATTTTAAATGTATCAACAAAATACCTTACTATCGGGGAGTATAGGCTTGAACAAATGAGCTATATACTAATTATCCTGATTGGTATATATCTATGCTACCGTACGATTAAAAAACTCATTAAAATAGTAATAACAGACAAGAATAATCAGAAAAAAATTGGACATATTAGGCCGTTAAATCCACAAAATAGTCCCTCATCCTTATCTTCTGGTTGCCAATGCTGTAACCATAAACACCTACCAAATCAACACGAAATGGCACATACCAAAGGTTGGCTTGGTGATTTAGGAATCATTCTATCAATCGGAATTCGTCCGTGTTCTGGTTCACTATTAGTTTTAATATTTTCTTATAGTTTTGGTGTGTATTATTGGGGAATTTTAGCAACTTTTGCAATATCAATAGGAACAGCGGTCACGACTTCACTCTTTGCTATTTTTGTTCATTATGCTAGAAAAACAGCAGAACGGTTAATTAATAAAGATAGAACACAGAATAGACGATGGGTAATGATATCTCAATTTATCGCTCTCATCGGCGGGGTATTATTAGTAATAATGGGTTTAATTTTAATTATTGGTATGAGTACTAGCTATTATCCAATAGGTAATCCAATACTAGCTAGGTAG
- a CDS encoding sugar-binding transcriptional regulator: protein MDVFDTNQENELLTEIAVAYYENEQTQEEIAQRFGISRIKVGRLLKKARTEGIVEINVKYHPVFSSKIEQQFVNAFGIKRALIAIDHQDEEEQRRQVASLVTNYLSSVLKNGMTVAVGQGRNVAAVASHVGIFPEKQCKFICGIGGTLRDGELIDADHISRNLARKFNGTSETLYAPAYVENRELKKAFLQNRVIKETLERASKADIAIVGLGDMNENSYMVQLGWFTPQEIMHASISQGVIGEIAGYGFFDIQGRPVDTVMNDRVIGLSIEELRNIPCVIAVASENTKAMAILGALRSGVVDIIATNSSNARTILNLQHNK, encoded by the coding sequence ATGGATGTATTTGACACCAATCAAGAAAATGAGCTTTTAACTGAGATTGCCGTCGCCTACTATGAAAATGAACAAACTCAAGAAGAGATAGCTCAACGATTTGGCATTTCAAGGATTAAAGTCGGACGTTTACTCAAAAAAGCTCGTACAGAAGGGATTGTCGAAATTAATGTCAAATATCATCCCGTATTCAGTTCTAAAATTGAACAGCAGTTTGTTAATGCTTTCGGTATAAAAAGAGCGTTAATTGCCATCGATCACCAAGATGAAGAAGAACAGCGTCGACAAGTCGCATCACTTGTTACGAATTACCTTTCAAGTGTATTAAAAAATGGTATGACAGTTGCCGTGGGCCAAGGTAGAAATGTTGCAGCTGTTGCTAGCCATGTCGGTATTTTTCCTGAAAAACAGTGTAAATTTATTTGTGGTATCGGGGGAACACTTCGTGATGGTGAGCTTATCGATGCTGATCATATTAGCCGTAACTTAGCAAGAAAATTTAACGGTACAAGTGAAACATTATATGCCCCTGCTTATGTGGAAAATCGCGAACTCAAAAAGGCATTTTTACAAAACAGAGTAATAAAAGAGACTCTTGAGCGAGCGAGTAAGGCGGATATTGCCATCGTCGGTCTTGGTGATATGAATGAAAATAGCTATATGGTGCAACTCGGTTGGTTCACACCACAAGAAATAATGCATGCAAGTATCAGCCAAGGTGTTATCGGTGAAATTGCAGGTTATGGCTTTTTTGATATTCAAGGCCGACCCGTTGATACCGTTATGAACGACCGTGTCATAGGTTTAAGTATTGAAGAACTTAGAAATATTCCATGTGTTATTGCCGTTGCTTCCGAAAATACTAAAGCGATGGCGATACTTGGCGCATTAAGATCTGGTGTTGTTGATATTATTGCGACTAATTCATCTAACGCTCGAACTATATTAAATTTACAACATAATAAATAA
- the rpiB gene encoding ribose 5-phosphate isomerase B: MLPIAIGADDAAFDFKDKVVDYLISKGLEIVDYSSDKQPKNKLYPDVANAVACAIKQGSHERGILICGTGIGVAISANKVPGIKAAQCHDTFSAERARKSNNAQIITLGARVIGIELAKKIIQTWLESEFEGGGSIQKVERINYYDKLYSKE, from the coding sequence ATGTTACCGATTGCTATTGGTGCTGATGATGCTGCATTTGATTTCAAGGATAAAGTTGTTGACTATTTAATATCGAAAGGCTTAGAAATTGTCGATTATAGTAGCGATAAACAGCCGAAAAATAAATTATATCCAGATGTTGCTAATGCGGTGGCATGTGCGATAAAGCAAGGTAGTCATGAAAGAGGAATATTAATTTGTGGAACTGGTATTGGTGTAGCGATCTCAGCCAATAAAGTACCGGGAATTAAAGCAGCACAGTGTCATGATACTTTTTCAGCTGAGCGAGCTCGTAAAAGTAATAATGCACAAATTATCACGCTAGGAGCCCGAGTAATTGGTATTGAATTAGCAAAGAAAATCATACAAACTTGGCTTGAATCAGAGTTTGAAGGGGGGGGATCAATACAAAAAGTGGAAAGAATCAATTACTACGATAAACTCTATAGTAAAGAATAA
- a CDS encoding FeoA family protein produces the protein MNTQELTLDRIAFGKEVVIAKLLPSSLPFRRKLLAMGITPGCRVSVIRSAPLGDPLEIEMRGFFLCLRRKEAASIAVLEVAP, from the coding sequence ATGAATACTCAAGAGTTAACATTAGATCGTATCGCATTTGGAAAAGAGGTTGTTATTGCAAAATTATTGCCTTCATCATTACCCTTTCGTCGAAAGCTGCTTGCAATGGGGATTACTCCAGGGTGTAGAGTTTCAGTTATAAGATCTGCGCCACTAGGTGATCCGTTAGAGATTGAGATGCGCGGATTCTTCTTGTGTCTGCGTCGTAAAGAAGCCGCTTCTATTGCTGTATTGGAGGTTGCGCCATGA
- a CDS encoding triose-phosphate isomerase, with amino-acid sequence MKKTYIGTSWKMNKTLDQSLLFCEQFKKHLITDLQQQIQPFIIPPFTTVREVTNTIKNNQINCLIGVQNMHFEDTGAFTGEISPIMVKDTGAYLVEIGHSERREFFGETDLTVHKKVRAALKHGLKPLVCIGDSAQEKAWNISAETVIKQMKAAIFGLHQEQIQQVIIAYEPIWAIGENGIPATAEEAETIHKKLREALTDLYGKEIADNIHLLYGGSVNSSNCAELINQPNIDGLFIGRSAWQADSFCNILSIINRSI; translated from the coding sequence ATGAAAAAAACTTACATCGGTACCAGTTGGAAAATGAATAAGACACTCGATCAATCACTATTATTTTGTGAACAGTTTAAAAAGCATCTTATTACCGACTTGCAACAGCAAATCCAGCCATTCATTATTCCACCGTTTACAACAGTGCGGGAAGTGACGAATACAATCAAGAATAACCAAATTAATTGCTTAATAGGTGTACAAAATATGCACTTTGAAGATACCGGTGCTTTTACGGGAGAAATCTCACCAATTATGGTAAAAGATACTGGAGCTTATCTTGTTGAAATTGGTCACTCAGAAAGAAGGGAATTTTTTGGTGAGACAGATTTAACCGTACACAAAAAAGTAAGAGCTGCACTTAAGCATGGTTTAAAACCCTTAGTCTGTATTGGTGATAGTGCACAAGAAAAAGCTTGGAATATCTCTGCTGAAACTGTTATAAAACAGATGAAAGCAGCCATTTTTGGGTTGCACCAAGAGCAAATACAACAAGTTATTATTGCCTATGAGCCGATTTGGGCAATAGGAGAAAACGGCATACCCGCTACTGCAGAAGAAGCAGAAACTATTCATAAAAAACTTAGGGAAGCACTAACAGACCTATATGGGAAAGAAATAGCTGATAATATTCACCTACTTTATGGCGGCAGTGTTAACTCAAGTAACTGTGCCGAATTAATAAATCAACCAAACATTGATGGATTATTTATTGGTCGTAGCGCATGGCAAGCAGACAGTTTTTGTAATATATTATCTATCATTAACCGATCGATATAA
- a CDS encoding PTS glucitol/sorbitol transporter subunit IIA codes for MSNVICYTQIVDIGQHAKNFYQEKMLITFKEGISSELFDYCIILANDLSLTNTFTVNNILTIGTLSYTITAVGSEVIKNFENLGHMTIIFDGENQARLDGAIHVSGELPKQLSIHDTFLIEQ; via the coding sequence ATGTCTAACGTAATTTGTTACACACAGATTGTGGATATTGGTCAACATGCAAAAAATTTTTATCAAGAAAAGATGCTCATCACCTTTAAAGAAGGGATTTCTAGTGAGCTATTTGATTACTGTATAATTCTAGCGAACGATTTATCGTTAACAAATACTTTTACAGTAAATAATATACTTACTATTGGTACTCTCTCATATACTATTACAGCAGTGGGTAGTGAGGTGATAAAAAATTTTGAGAATCTGGGCCATATGACGATTATTTTCGATGGAGAAAATCAAGCAAGACTTGATGGTGCAATACATGTCTCAGGCGAGCTACCAAAACAATTATCTATCCACGATACGTTCCTAATAGAGCAATGA
- a CDS encoding DUF1007 family protein — translation MFRYYYLKYSLLLIMLASTFAYSHPHSFITLKTSFYIQNDQLSRLHLVWTMDELTSSYLQIEYQQNPTQTLTDLVNNIAENNIFSEFSIMTNGKKLPIEITLQKEEAALTFNNHKATVDFWLNLKHPLPISNSKFELMTYEKTFYVDMYYEQDSDITINHNNCKIIIDKPKPSDEILNYAQALDENETAIETDSFVLGKIFSQKVLVSCK, via the coding sequence ATGTTCCGTTATTATTATCTAAAGTACTCTTTACTACTTATCATGCTAGCTTCGACTTTTGCTTATAGCCATCCTCATAGTTTTATTACGCTAAAAACCTCATTCTATATACAAAATGATCAACTAAGCCGGCTCCACTTGGTTTGGACGATGGATGAATTAACCTCGAGTTATCTACAAATTGAGTATCAGCAAAATCCGACACAGACATTAACTGATTTAGTCAATAACATTGCTGAAAATAATATATTTTCTGAATTTTCAATCATGACCAATGGGAAAAAATTACCGATTGAAATCACTTTGCAAAAAGAAGAGGCGGCACTGACTTTTAATAACCATAAAGCAACTGTTGATTTTTGGCTAAATTTAAAGCATCCATTACCTATTTCAAACAGTAAGTTTGAACTTATGACCTATGAAAAAACCTTTTATGTTGATATGTATTATGAACAAGATAGCGATATCACCATTAATCATAACAATTGTAAGATTATCATTGATAAACCAAAGCCAAGTGATGAGATCTTAAATTATGCTCAAGCTCTTGATGAGAATGAAACTGCAATTGAAACAGACAGTTTTGTCCTAGGTAAAATCTTTTCACAAAAAGTCCTAGTATCATGCAAATAA
- the tkt gene encoding transketolase, with amino-acid sequence MNSANLSHRELANAIRALSMDAVQKAKSGHPGAPMGMADIAEVLWRGFLHHNPTNPHWANRDRFVLSNGHASMLIYSLLHLTGYDLSIDDLKNFRQLHSKTPGHPEYGYTAGVETTTGPLGQGIANAVGMAIAERTLAAQFNKAGHEIVDHYTYAFLGDGCLMEGISHEACSLAGTLKLGKLIAVYDDNGISIDGHVEGWFTDDTAKRFDAYGWHVIKHIDGHDANAVKLAIEQAQAVTDKPSLLMCKTTIGFGSPNKAGTHDSHGAPLGDAEVEATRKQLGWNYPAFEIPQEYYAAWDCKNKGKQLEADWNSRFAAYEQAYPELAKEFKRRTAGELPHNWHQVARAFVEKLQANPATIASRKASQNAIEAFAKDLPEFLGGSADLAPSNLTMWSGSKEILANPNGNYIHYGVREFGMSAIMNGISLHGGFIPYGATFLMFMEYARNALRMSALMKIRSIFVYTHDSIGLGEDGPTHQPVEQMASLRLTPNMSTWRPCDQVESAIAWQYAVERKDGPTALIFSRQNLKQQDRTPEQIANAYRGGYILKDCAGTPELIFIATGSEVELAVEAYEQLTKEGKKVRVVSMPATDAFDKQDAAYKESVLPSSVTKRIAIEAGIADFWYKYVGLNGKVIGMHSFGESAPAELLFKEFGFTIEHVIAEAKALLK; translated from the coding sequence ATGAATTCAGCGAATTTATCTCATCGCGAGCTGGCCAATGCAATTCGTGCATTAAGCATGGATGCTGTACAAAAAGCAAAATCAGGACATCCAGGCGCACCGATGGGTATGGCTGATATAGCTGAAGTATTATGGCGTGGTTTTTTACATCATAACCCAACCAATCCACATTGGGCTAACCGTGACCGTTTTGTTTTATCTAATGGTCATGCATCGATGCTAATCTATAGCCTACTCCATCTTACTGGTTATGATTTATCAATTGATGATTTAAAAAATTTCCGTCAACTACACTCTAAAACACCAGGTCACCCAGAATATGGTTACACTGCAGGTGTAGAAACTACAACCGGTCCTTTAGGCCAAGGTATCGCCAATGCGGTAGGTATGGCAATTGCGGAAAGAACCTTAGCAGCACAATTTAATAAAGCTGGTCATGAAATTGTTGATCACTATACTTATGCATTTTTAGGTGATGGCTGCTTAATGGAAGGTATTTCTCATGAAGCCTGTTCACTAGCTGGTACACTAAAACTAGGTAAATTAATTGCCGTTTATGATGATAATGGCATCTCAATTGATGGTCATGTCGAAGGATGGTTTACCGATGATACAGCAAAACGTTTTGATGCTTATGGCTGGCATGTTATCAAACATATTGATGGTCATGATGCAAATGCCGTCAAATTAGCGATAGAGCAAGCACAGGCGGTCACAGATAAACCATCACTATTAATGTGCAAAACAACTATCGGATTTGGTTCACCAAATAAAGCGGGAACTCATGATAGCCATGGTGCACCACTTGGTGATGCAGAAGTTGAAGCGACCCGTAAACAACTTGGTTGGAACTACCCTGCTTTTGAAATCCCACAAGAATATTATGCAGCATGGGATTGTAAGAATAAAGGTAAACAGCTTGAAGCCGATTGGAACAGCAGATTTGCAGCTTATGAACAAGCTTATCCAGAATTAGCTAAAGAGTTTAAACGACGTACTGCCGGTGAATTACCACACAATTGGCATCAAGTTGCCAGAGCCTTTGTTGAAAAATTACAAGCTAACCCAGCTACTATTGCTAGCCGTAAAGCGTCACAAAATGCAATCGAAGCTTTTGCTAAAGACCTTCCTGAGTTTTTAGGCGGCTCAGCTGACCTAGCACCAAGTAACTTAACAATGTGGTCTGGCTCAAAAGAGATTTTAGCAAATCCAAATGGTAACTATATCCATTATGGTGTACGTGAATTCGGTATGTCAGCAATTATGAACGGTATTTCTTTACATGGCGGCTTTATTCCTTACGGTGCAACGTTCCTAATGTTTATGGAATATGCGCGTAACGCACTGCGTATGTCAGCATTAATGAAAATTCGCTCTATTTTTGTTTATACCCATGATTCAATCGGTCTTGGTGAAGATGGACCAACCCATCAACCTGTAGAACAGATGGCAAGCTTACGTTTAACGCCAAATATGAGCACATGGCGTCCATGTGACCAAGTCGAATCAGCAATTGCATGGCAATATGCGGTTGAACGAAAAGATGGTCCAACTGCGCTAATTTTCTCACGCCAAAACCTAAAACAGCAAGATCGTACCCCTGAACAGATAGCTAATGCTTATCGTGGTGGTTATATTCTAAAAGATTGTGCAGGCACACCTGAACTAATCTTTATTGCAACAGGTTCTGAAGTAGAACTCGCTGTCGAAGCCTATGAGCAACTAACCAAAGAAGGTAAAAAAGTTCGTGTGGTATCAATGCCGGCAACAGATGCGTTTGATAAACAAGATGCAGCATATAAAGAATCAGTATTACCATCATCAGTCACTAAACGTATTGCCATTGAAGCTGGTATTGCTGACTTCTGGTATAAATATGTTGGTTTAAATGGTAAAGTAATTGGTATGCATTCATTTGGTGAATCAGCGCCAGCTGAATTACTCTTTAAAGAGTTTGGCTTTACTATCGAGCATGTTATCGCTGAAGCTAAAGCATTGTTAAAATAA
- a CDS encoding FeoC-like transcriptional regulator — MLMTDISKYIELNGRASLLDLARHFNVQESAMQQMLSFWIKKGKISLVDASTSSNCSSGQRCSDCFECNDSAHQIYIWISST; from the coding sequence ATGTTAATGACGGATATCTCTAAATATATAGAGTTAAATGGTCGAGCTTCATTGCTTGATCTTGCTCGGCACTTTAATGTTCAAGAAAGTGCGATGCAACAGATGTTATCTTTTTGGATAAAAAAAGGTAAAATTTCACTAGTTGATGCATCTACTTCATCAAACTGTTCTAGCGGCCAACGCTGTAGTGATTGCTTCGAATGTAATGATAGTGCTCACCAGATCTATATTTGGATTAGTTCTACCTAG